Genomic segment of Populus nigra chromosome 6, ddPopNigr1.1, whole genome shotgun sequence:
TTATTGATGTATTAACTCTTGGATAATATGATAACATGAGAATCAAGAAACCGTAAACAAGTAACGACGAGCAAACCATGTTTGCCAGCAGCATAATAGGCTGTGGTTGCCTTCTTCCTTTTCCTGGACAAtggataaaagaaaacaaagaactatccaggacaaaaacaaaaaagctaagATGCTTTATCGTGCTTGAGCATTTGGCTTATGAATATAAAAATGGGTTGactcaaactaaaattattctAATACACACAACACTGAACTGTCAACTTCATTAAAGCCCCTAACCCTTATAGATTACAAGGGGACCAGGAAGTAACCTATCATGAATCATGCTTCATTGGTGTCCTTTTTTTAGCACAATCATCGTCAATTTATATACAAGGTTATTTTTGTTCATTATTACaagacatgaaaaatatatgtaaaatagatgaaaatatatttgtttaattaaaaagataaaaaaaaatataataatagattTATCTCGTAGATTTATAATAAAGGTCCGTCTTCATTGTTTTATACTTTTCTATTTCAAGAatgttatctatattttttttgagtatatagttttttttttaataatgattgaTTCAATACATAAATGTTCAATGACTCTAAAGAGTGAAAATAGTCACTGCTATATATTGGATCTTCCCCTCCTAAAGGAAGATTTTTTCCCCTATCaaataacatggaaaaaaaaattctcataaatttatgaatatatttcAAGGCCAAATGCCTAGTAAGGGTCAGGTTGGCTGATCTATGGTCATATCACCACACCAGCACTCCATCGTCAATCACAAGCAAACTAGCCCTTAACACACGACAACCTTAATCCAGCACGAGAATTCTTGTTGTTAGCACAAGAACCCCTGCTTTACTGCGTTTGTCACCCCATAAATACCACGAGGACTAATCCCTTTTCTCTACCATAAGTCAAAAACATCATTGTCAACTTCCACTTTCTTTGATCTCCAACACTGATCTGACATCAATTATCCATCCCACCACTTCTGGTagtatttcttttgtttcttgcaAGAAAAGTGCTTAGTTCTTGAAATATTAGTAATGGTGTTTAAGAATTGTCTAGTTGGGTTCAAAGAGCTTAGGCCTTTAGTACACTTGTTATTGCCACTATTTTTTCATTGGATCGCTGAGGAAATGACTGTTTCTGTTCTTGTTGATGTTCTCACTTCTGCTTTATGTCCTGGTCAAACTACTTGCTCTGAGGTTATTTATATCAGTGGTCTCCAACAAACGGTAAACATAGGAAATTCTTGCTTTgcttactgtttttttttaattataatttgtttggtTTGCAAGGAAATGGAAATGGGGTTCGTTGaattttctaattcttttatgtgttttaGGGCTTTGAGTTGATTAAGCACTAATTTTTGTAACTTAAGATACTTTGCTATCTGGGTTTGTGGGAACTGCCAATTTCccaattttcattttttggaAAAATCAAAGGTTTTTGAGGAAGGAGTGAATTATTCACGTAGGGATACTAGGTAGATTCATTCACGAATTTTAAGGATTTGCAAATTTAtgagtttctttttttggtttgcatTTCCAACGTAATCTTTTAAGCCAATCAGGGCATGATCATGATTTTGTGTATCATTAATGCTAAAACGGCTTGGTATTTGAGTGATTAGAACTCGGGTGAAGAAATTTGCGGTGTGTAGTTTTCACCTAGCACTAAAACTGATTCTGAGGATCACGAAACAAGATCTAAATTCATCAAGCAAGTGATGATTCTTTTTGCTTGTAGGTGGTGGGAATTTTCAAAATGGTGGTAATACCACTCCTAGGCCAGCTTGCAGATGAGTATGGGCGTAAAACGCTTCTCCTCATTACTGTATCAACATCCATGTTCCCTTTTGGTATGTTCCATATTGAGCTTTTCTGGTCAGAGGCTAGGATTTATGGAAGTCTTTTACACCCtgcttttaattcttaattCATTGTTATGGATATACAGCGAAGCAACAGCGGTCTTAGCTTATTTGAAAGTTCACACATACACACTGCAATCAAAATTATACTgcagatttttaattttcttttctatttgctTGTTCTATTGTTTCAGCCGTACTTGCCTGTAACCAATCTAGGGATGCTGTGTATGTGTACTATGTGCTTCGgacaatttcatttattttaagtcAAGGGAGTATTTTCTGCATTGCTGTTGCTTATGCGGTAAGGGTTATCGACCATCAATAAAATGTCATGGTTACGGATACTGGGGCATCACATTTTTATCCCTTTGATAGGCAGATATTATCAAAGAAGAAAACAGGGCTACAGCATTTAGTTGGATCACTGGTTTCTTTTCTGCTTCTCATGTCGTAGGCAATCTTCTGGCACGTTTTCTCCCTGAGAAATACATCTTTGTGGTAAGTAGGATATGTGAGTTTTTCAAGCACTAGCTGCATGGTTTCGTCATGCTCCTCTGTcgagtttgtttttattatttacttttttatatatatacacactagTAACCATCCAGTATTTGATAAGATTAAGCTTTTTGTTTCAGGTTTCAATTGCTCTCTTGATCTTTGGTTCAGTTTATATGTATTTCTTTCTAGTTGAGACAGTTGAACGGGTTGATAAGAGGGAGCGAGATTCAACCTTCTTGACTAAGATAATAAACGTCACTCGCAAAAGATATGAATCAATGAGATATGCAGCAGTTGTAGTGTTTAGAAGGTACTTACTCTTCAAATACATCCATTGATTTTGTactgctattttatttttgtttttttgagtaATGTAACATTCtcttgcctttgttttttttccagtccTACACTGAAAGTCATTTCATTCGTTTCCTTCTTCTATGAGTTGGGAATGTCTGGCATCAGCTCAGTTTTACTAGTAAGTTCCTTGCATGTCAATCCTAATTTCAATCTTGATTATCAGAGAAATTAAACCCTTGGAAAACAAGGGTATTGAATTCGCAACTTGCTAACCTGCaagcgataaaaaaaaatcatgggaaAATACATCTTTGAACATATGAATTATGCATGGAAAAATGCGTACTCATTATGAAACCGAGGACCAACCTTAATTTAATAGCACCAGTGGGCTAATTGCTCATAAGGCtacttgtaattttcttttgtggTGCCTATCTACTCCGTTCTCTGTTTATTTAGATCCCCTGATTGCTTGTCACCTTCCTATGCAGTTCTATCTGAAGGCAGTGTTTGGTTTTAACAAGAATCAATATTCGGAAATTCTGTCAGCAGTAGGAATTGGTGCAATCTTTTCTCAGGTGCGATGTGGAGATAATCTTTCTGCGGTTTCATTTACAACTGTGCTTAAACAACGAAAATTGCGGGCTTCTTTCTTTGGAAAGTGGCAACATGTAAATCAAACGTTTATATATGGTTCATCTACTCTTCGCTCTCAGCTCATCATAGGCTCTCTATGGAATGTCAATGAACTTGAAAAATTCTTTTGCATAACGCATGTTTGTTTTGTGGCTGGCTTCTAGATTTTGGTGCTTCCTCTTCTCAGTCCATTGGTTGGAGAGGGAGTGATATTATGTCTAGCCTTACTTGCATCAATAGCTTATGTAAGTTGCCACTCCCAACTCATCCTAGCAACCAATTCACATGCTGaaaagagaatgaaaattaTAACAGGCGCTTTTTCTCTGAACAGGGTTTGCTTTATGGCTTGGCGTGGGCATCTTGGGTATATACCTAATTCCTAAGAGTTAAACTTCACATGAcatggaaaaaaagaagttcaATCCTGAACCAATCCTCCACCAAATTGCTTTATTTAAACAAGCATGCAAAGTTCTTTAAACATTTCTCATTGCCTGATGCAGGTGCCATACTTGAGTGCCGCATTTGGAGCCATTTATGTCCTCGTGAAGCCTGCTGTAAGTATTATGATCCCACTTTAGAACCTCAGGTAGAAAGGGTTTCCGGATTCATCATTGAATAATCATTGTTTTATGTTCTGAATTTCTTGACGTGCAGACTTATTCTGTTATTTCTAAAGGATCAAGCTCAGTGAATCAGGTTTGCAAAACCAGCAGTCTAACATGAATGTTTAGTTTTTTCCACCCTTAATCCTTTCCTATGAACAAACTTCCCATCTTCCGCTGGTGGAAGAAGCATCTTTTCTTAATGCTCAAGCTAGAGTCAGCACTACGAGCCCAACTATGCATTCATAAAATGTACACCTGCTATCAAATGTCTGCATATTTGTGAATGATCCGTGTCTCCGTTGTTCACAAGTTCTAGTACTGGTTTATTTCAGGGAAAAGTGCAGGGATTTATTGCCGGTGTCCAATCTATAGCAAGTTTATTATCCCCACTTGCAATGAGTCCATTGACTTGTGAGTTGCCGGTGTTTACATCCTTTCTTTGGTTACCACAACAAGCATTCAATTTTGCTTTCTCATTGATGAATTGTTGTTTCAGCATGGTTCCTCTCTAGTGATGCACCTTTCAACTGTAAAGGTTTCAGCATCATAGTTGCTTCTGTAAGCATGGTAAGGCCTTGCACAACTTCACCTTTCTCGcccttcttctccttttctcccAAATTAACCATGAACTATTCTGTTGTCTCAGATGATTTCTTTATGCTTTGCTTGCCTGCTTAAGCCGGCCGATATGTCGGGCCATGACCCGGAGGAAGAAATTGAAGCACCACTTTTAGGTGAAAGTTAACTGAGTACCGAACAAGATACTTCATTTATTCTTCACGGCCAGATGATGTACATATCCAGATATCCCTTACATCATGTTTAATGCAATTACTTTTTGCCTAAAGCAACTTCCCTGGTGAAAATTTGCTCCGTTCGTCTCCGTGAGAACATTTCCAATGTTCCTACCTCTGCACTTCGGGAAATTTACTGATAACCTAAAACAAATGCTAAACTGTTCATTGACATGAAGTTTTGGTCATCCTCGAACTAGATCTCAGGATGAAAATCTCATTCCTAAACTTTCTTCAGATTCGAACCAGAAGTGATAACCTTGGTACAAGAACTACTATCATATGaaatttaaaggtaaaaaataatgtatataaATGTTATTCTACTCGAAACTCGACTCGAAAATTAATGATGATCTTGAAgtttgatgaaattatatttatatcaaacttTATGTATAACTGTAATTTCTAGATATGAGTATAAAGGTAAACAGTTAGGTTTTAAAGTTAGATATTGATATTATTCTACCCTACTTGAAACTCACTTGAAAATCAATAATgatcttaaaacaaaaatacatttatattaaattttatatataattgtaatttcTGGATATGAATTTAAGTTCATATCAAATTTAAGTTATAGATAACTGAAGAATATCCATAACCAAATCTGGTTAGATTTTAGTATCCAAAATTCATcgtaaatattaattttgaattaaaattagtGGCACGGGTAGCAGCAAACCCAGTCCGTAGATGGACATCAATGACTTGCAAATCAACTTCTCTCGCTCATGAAAGCTGAACGACTCGTTGCTTGACATTCTCCTAAAAACGACCAGAGACAAATCAACGACCATCATTCATCTAAAGCgcctagaaagaaaaaaatacagataGAGATTCTGCTACTGCTCGTCTGCTACAACGACATTGAACAGCAAACAACAATAGTCAGAGGAGCTTGGTCTGTTCTGTAATGAAACCTTAGAGGCTGCCATGGAAA
This window contains:
- the LOC133696531 gene encoding uncharacterized protein LOC133696531 isoform X1 translates to MVFKNCLVGFKELRPLVHLLLPLFFHWIAEEMTVSVLVDVLTSALCPGQTTCSEVIYISGLQQTVVGIFKMVVIPLLGQLADEYGRKTLLLITVSTSMFPFAVLACNQSRDAVYVYYVLRTISFILSQGSIFCIAVAYAADIIKEENRATAFSWITGFFSASHVVGNLLARFLPEKYIFVVSIALLIFGSVYMYFFLVETVERVDKRERDSTFLTKIINVTRKRYESMRYAAVVVFRSPTLKVISFVSFFYELGMSGISSVLLFYLKAVFGFNKNQYSEILSAVGIGAIFSQILVLPLLSPLVGEGVILCLALLASIAYGLLYGLAWASWVPYLSAAFGAIYVLVKPATYSVISKGSSSVNQGKVQGFIAGVQSIASLLSPLAMSPLTSWFLSSDAPFNCKGFSIIVASVSMMISLCFACLLKPADMSGHDPEEEIEAPLLGES
- the LOC133696531 gene encoding uncharacterized protein LOC133696531 isoform X2 produces the protein MVVIPLLGQLADEYGRKTLLLITVSTSMFPFAVLACNQSRDAVYVYYVLRTISFILSQGSIFCIAVAYAADIIKEENRATAFSWITGFFSASHVVGNLLARFLPEKYIFVVSIALLIFGSVYMYFFLVETVERVDKRERDSTFLTKIINVTRKRYESMRYAAVVVFRSPTLKVISFVSFFYELGMSGISSVLLFYLKAVFGFNKNQYSEILSAVGIGAIFSQILVLPLLSPLVGEGVILCLALLASIAYGLLYGLAWASWVPYLSAAFGAIYVLVKPATYSVISKGSSSVNQGKVQGFIAGVQSIASLLSPLAMSPLTSWFLSSDAPFNCKGFSIIVASVSMMISLCFACLLKPADMSGHDPEEEIEAPLLGES